From one Phocaeicola salanitronis DSM 18170 genomic stretch:
- a CDS encoding NAD-dependent epimerase/dehydratase family protein: MNYFITGGTGFIGTHLTNLLKEVHPEANIYNLDIVEPGTPLPAVKGYYHSPLKEGETLASKFIYCDVRKPIELDVPVSSEDIIFNFAAVHRTPGHPDHEYFETNTRGAENVCAFAEKHGIKKIVFTSSIAPYGAAEALKEETTLPTPNTPYGISKLVAEKIHQIWQAKDSDNRQLTIVRPGVVFGKGENGNFTRLYWGIRKHTFAYPGRKDTIKACIYVKELVRFMLYRLEHHEQGVELYNCCYEPAYTIEHIVQAMKKMTGLKQYVPYIPNALIMPAAYMAQCLGSPMGICPARVKKLQISTNICGKKLAASGYPFHYTFEEAIADWFADNDKLCLE, translated from the coding sequence ATGAACTATTTTATCACCGGAGGTACCGGATTTATCGGTACTCACCTCACCAATCTTTTGAAAGAAGTACATCCTGAAGCGAACATTTATAATCTGGACATTGTGGAACCGGGCACTCCGCTTCCTGCCGTAAAAGGATATTATCATTCGCCATTGAAGGAAGGAGAAACCTTAGCGTCCAAGTTTATTTATTGCGATGTGCGCAAGCCTATCGAACTGGACGTGCCTGTATCGAGTGAAGACATCATCTTTAACTTTGCTGCGGTACACCGCACGCCGGGACATCCCGACCATGAGTATTTTGAAACCAATACCCGTGGGGCAGAAAATGTATGCGCGTTTGCAGAAAAGCACGGAATCAAGAAAATAGTTTTCACTAGTTCGATAGCTCCGTATGGTGCTGCTGAAGCATTGAAAGAAGAAACCACTTTGCCTACACCCAATACACCTTACGGCATCTCGAAGCTGGTAGCGGAAAAGATTCATCAGATATGGCAGGCAAAGGATAGCGATAACAGGCAGCTGACCATTGTGCGTCCGGGTGTGGTGTTCGGAAAAGGCGAGAACGGGAACTTCACCCGGCTGTATTGGGGTATCCGCAAGCATACGTTTGCTTATCCAGGACGTAAGGATACCATTAAGGCATGCATTTATGTGAAAGAACTGGTACGCTTCATGCTGTATCGACTGGAACATCACGAGCAAGGAGTGGAATTGTATAACTGCTGTTACGAACCGGCTTATACAATAGAACACATTGTACAGGCAATGAAGAAGATGACGGGATTGAAACAATATGTTCCCTACATTCCCAATGCCTTGATCATGCCTGCTGCATATATGGCTCAATGTTTAGGCAGTCCCATGGGCATCTGCCCTGCACGGGTGAAGAAGCTCCAGATATCCACGAACATCTGTGGCAAGAAACTCGCAGCTTCGGGTTATCCTTTTCATTACACGTTTGAAGAAGCTATTGCTGACTGGTTTGCAGACAATGACAAATTATGTTTGGAGTAA
- a CDS encoding glycosyltransferase: MKVLHIAEPFATGVLSFLMDITKRQADDHEVYIAYGIRPLTPSNVETLFDKRIHLIKVDSFKGALGTVVNPKAYLDVYRLYNQIKPDIVHLHSSASGFVGRWAIPCNKTRVFYTPHGFSFLMQDSSALKRKIFWSLEYLSAKRRSRIIACSKGECKEALKLSKNSTYVNNGINLEELKPLLAETTATFHKPITVCTSGRILYQKNPTLFNHIAQLLPDIRFVWIGEGELKSELTAPNIEITGWITREKALEAVCSADFFILPSLWEGLPISLLEAMFLKRICLVSDVIGNRDVIRTGKNGFICNKAEDYASVITHIIKGEIDGISIAGQASKDVETNYNAATMADKYEEIYRQPIK; the protein is encoded by the coding sequence TCATATTGCCGAACCGTTTGCTACAGGCGTGTTGAGTTTCCTTATGGATATCACTAAACGGCAAGCAGACGACCATGAGGTCTACATTGCGTATGGCATACGCCCATTAACCCCCTCAAATGTAGAGACCCTGTTCGATAAGCGTATCCATCTGATTAAGGTTGATAGTTTCAAAGGGGCATTGGGCACAGTCGTTAACCCGAAAGCATATCTGGATGTGTATAGGCTTTATAATCAAATCAAGCCGGACATTGTACATCTGCACTCTTCCGCTTCGGGCTTTGTTGGGCGTTGGGCAATTCCTTGCAACAAGACAAGAGTCTTTTATACGCCTCATGGATTTTCATTTTTAATGCAAGACAGCTCTGCTTTAAAAAGGAAGATTTTCTGGTCATTGGAATATCTGTCAGCCAAGCGGAGATCAAGGATTATCGCTTGTAGCAAAGGGGAATGCAAAGAAGCCTTAAAGTTGTCAAAGAACAGCACGTACGTGAACAATGGCATTAACCTTGAAGAATTGAAACCGCTCCTTGCGGAAACTACTGCAACATTCCATAAGCCCATAACTGTCTGTACAAGCGGCAGAATATTGTATCAGAAAAACCCTACTCTGTTTAACCATATTGCACAACTGTTGCCAGATATCCGTTTTGTATGGATAGGAGAAGGGGAACTGAAATCAGAATTAACGGCTCCAAACATTGAAATAACCGGATGGATAACACGTGAAAAGGCATTGGAGGCGGTCTGTTCTGCTGACTTTTTTATTTTACCGTCCTTATGGGAGGGGCTTCCCATCTCTTTGCTCGAAGCCATGTTTCTTAAAAGGATATGCCTGGTAAGCGACGTAATAGGGAACCGGGATGTCATCCGTACAGGTAAAAATGGATTTATCTGTAATAAGGCGGAAGATTATGCATCTGTCATCACGCATATAATAAAAGGAGAAATTGACGGAATAAGTATAGCAGGGCAAGCCTCAAAAGACGTGGAAACGAATTACAATGCCGCAACAATGGCAGATAAATATGAAGAAATTTATCGTCAACCTATAAAATAA